From the genome of Pseudomonadota bacterium:
ACGCCCTCGCGATCGACGTCGCCCGGCGGCACGTAGAAGACGCGCGCCGATCGGAGATCGGGGGACATGTCGACGTCGGTGATCGTGGCGCGCAGCAGGCGGGGATCGCCGATCTGCCGGAGGAGGGCCCTCGACAGCTCGGCCCGGATGGACTCCCCGACGCGTCGCCCGCGCCTGCCGTCTGCGTCCCTCACCATTCGTCCTCTCCGCCGTCTTCCCCCGGTTCTCCGCCGTCATCGTAGCACGGGGACGCGGCGTCGGGCTCCCGAAACGGGGCGCCCGCCCCGATGTCGCCGCCGAGCGGGATCACCTCGGTCTCCCGCGAGATCACCGCCGCGAGGCCGAGGCGCTCGACGAACGAGCACACGTGGCCGAGCATCGAGTCGACGTGCGCGGCGCTGTTGCCGACGACCGCGGCGCCGACCACGGCGCGCTGGAGGGAGTCGTTCTCGCCGACTTCCGCGACCGCGACGTTGAACTTGGACTTGGTGCGCTCGACGACGCGCTTCAGGATCGAGCGCTTCCCCTTGAGCGACGCGTTTCCGTGAAGATGGAGCGCGATCCGGCAGACGCCGACGAACATGACGCGGACCTCGTTGCAGGCGACGGGTCTCGCCGCCTCATGGCATGGTCACCTCGACCTGCTTTTCGACGTACGCCTCGATGATGTCGCCCACCTTGATGTCGTTGTAGCCGTCGAGGCAGATGCCGCACTCGAAGCCGCTCGCGACCTCGCGGGCGTCGTCCTTGAACCGCTTCAGGGAGGAGAGCTTGCCCTCCCAGATCTGCACCGACTCGCGGATGAGGCGCGCGCGGGCCGAGCGG
Proteins encoded in this window:
- a CDS encoding DUF503 domain-containing protein, translated to MFVGVCRIALHLHGNASLKGKRSILKRVVERTKSKFNVAVAEVGENDSLQRAVVGAAVVGNSAAHVDSMLGHVCSFVERLGLAAVISRETEVIPLGGDIGAGAPFREPDAASPCYDDGGEPGEDGGEDEW